From one Pseudomonas sp. S35 genomic stretch:
- a CDS encoding TolC family protein — protein sequence MIKQQPLAQRLPLRLAIGLAALTLSACAVTPEPETLDQQIAQASADRANMFNGQEPVTRPISLEEAMARAVKYNLQQRLGLMERALEDNLLDVQNLDMLPKLAARAGWRGRDNISASSSESIRTGNQSLEPSTSQDRSSRSADLQMSFNVLDFGLGYFGAKAQANKSLAAEERRRRIVADIIAQVRSAYWEAATAERLKPEVQQALVEARSALANARQTEQQRLLAPLDALRFQKGLLEMVRQLEAVDGELASAKSRLAALMNLPPASDYRLVLPTDQQMHQPTLAYSLDDLEALAMVKRPEVREESYLARNAVLETRSALLRLLPGASLFVGSNYDSNSYTVNNRWADAGVQVSWNLMSVLSYPAITRAGEARSAVADVRRQALRMAVLTQVNVAWQQYQQANTLFDRSNELQRIQRGILHQTENAVQSDAQTLVERVRTRTETVLATRIRDRSYAQLQSAYGAVYQAAGLDPLPERLADNSVAALSQAIFDNSVALAQGKTVVPHLPGINQSRAAVATAAPTVSRPVSARVQTVDMWNSLGSLQGAPVVPVTQKR from the coding sequence GTGATCAAGCAGCAACCGCTCGCCCAACGCCTGCCGTTACGTCTCGCCATCGGCCTGGCCGCACTCACGCTGAGTGCCTGTGCGGTGACACCCGAGCCCGAGACCCTGGACCAGCAGATCGCCCAGGCCAGCGCCGACCGCGCAAACATGTTCAACGGCCAGGAGCCGGTCACCCGCCCGATCAGCCTTGAAGAAGCCATGGCCCGCGCCGTGAAGTACAACCTGCAACAACGCCTGGGCCTGATGGAGCGCGCACTGGAAGATAACCTGCTGGACGTGCAGAACCTCGACATGCTGCCCAAGCTCGCCGCCCGTGCGGGCTGGCGTGGCCGCGACAATATTTCCGCGTCCTCCAGCGAGTCGATCCGTACCGGCAACCAGTCGCTGGAACCGTCCACCAGCCAGGACCGCAGCAGCCGCAGCGCCGACCTGCAAATGTCGTTCAACGTGCTCGACTTCGGCCTCGGCTACTTCGGTGCCAAGGCCCAGGCCAACAAAAGCCTGGCGGCCGAAGAGCGCCGGCGCCGGATCGTCGCCGACATCATCGCCCAAGTGCGCAGCGCCTACTGGGAAGCCGCCACTGCCGAACGCCTGAAGCCTGAAGTACAGCAAGCGCTGGTAGAGGCACGCAGCGCCCTGGCCAACGCACGCCAAACCGAACAACAACGCCTGCTGGCCCCGCTGGACGCGCTGCGCTTCCAGAAAGGCCTGCTGGAAATGGTGCGTCAACTGGAAGCGGTAGACGGCGAATTGGCCAGCGCCAAATCACGCCTGGCCGCCCTGATGAACCTGCCGCCGGCCAGCGACTACCGCCTGGTATTGCCAACCGATCAACAGATGCACCAGCCGACCCTGGCCTACAGCCTCGACGATCTGGAAGCCTTGGCCATGGTCAAGCGCCCGGAAGTGCGCGAGGAAAGCTACCTGGCGCGCAACGCCGTGCTCGAAACCCGTTCGGCCCTGCTGCGCCTGCTGCCGGGGGCCTCGCTGTTCGTCGGCAGCAACTACGACAGCAACAGCTACACGGTGAACAATCGCTGGGCCGATGCCGGGGTGCAGGTGAGTTGGAACCTGATGAGCGTGCTTTCCTACCCCGCCATCACTCGTGCCGGCGAAGCGCGCAGCGCGGTGGCCGATGTACGCCGCCAGGCCCTGCGCATGGCGGTGCTGACTCAGGTCAACGTGGCGTGGCAGCAGTATCAGCAGGCCAATACGCTGTTTGATCGCTCCAACGAATTGCAGCGCATCCAGCGCGGCATCCTGCACCAGACCGAAAACGCCGTGCAAAGCGACGCCCAGACCCTGGTCGAGCGCGTGCGCACCCGCACCGAAACGGTGTTGGCCACGCGCATTCGCGACCGCAGCTACGCCCAATTGCAAAGCGCTTATGGCGCGGTGTACCAGGCTGCCGGCCTCGACCCGCTGCCGGAGCGTCTGGCCGACAACAGCGTGGCTGCATTGAGCCAGGCGATCTTCGACAACAGCGTCGCACTGGCCCAGGGCAAAACCGTCGTGCCGCATCTGCCGGGAATCAATCAAAGCCGTGCGGCGGTTGCGACTGCGGCGCCGACCGTGTCACGCCCGGTGAGCGCACGGGTGCAGACCGTGGATATGTGGAACAGCCTCGGCTCGCTGCAAGGCGCGCCTGTAGTGCCCGTTACCCAAAAACGTTGA